The following nucleotide sequence is from Chthonomonas sp..
ACTTGATCTTTGATAACTTCTCCAGCGGTCATTTGGCGGCGGTGAAGGGCTCGAAGTGGCTGCGCGGTGACTTGCGAAATCCTGAGGACCTGCGCAAGGTCCTGTCGTTGTACGACATTGACGTCGTCATGCACTTTGCCGCGAGCATCTCGGTGGGTGAGAGCGTCCGCATGCCCGCCGAGTACTGGCAGAACAACTTCGTGGGGGTCCTCAACCTCTTGGATGCAATGCGTTATGCGGCAGTTCACAAGCTTGTCTTCAGCTCGACCGCCGCGGTTTTTGGGGAGCCCCAAGAGATCCCCATCGCGGAAGACCATCCGCACGCACCGACCTCGCCGTACGGCGACTCCAAGCATGCAGTGGAGCTCGCACTCCGAGCCTATGGCGAAGCGTACGGGATGCGGAGCGTCGCACTCCGGTACTTCAACGCGGCCGGTGCCGACCCAGACGGAGTGCTCGGTGAGGATCATCGCCCCGAGTCTCACCTTATCCCCGCTGCGTTTCTGAGCGCGATGGGCAAAACAGCCCCAATGCAGATCTTTGGGACCGACTATCCCACGCGGGATGGCACCTGCGTGCGCGACTACGTGCACATCATGGACTTGGCGCAGGCACACCTGCTCGCGGTACACCACTTGCGCGCAGGGGGAGACTCGCGCGAGTACAACCTCGGCAACGGCGAAGGGTTCAGCGTGCGCGAAGTGCTTGAAACCACTGAGAGAGTGACCGGGATGAATGTGCCGCGCACTGATGGGCCGAGGCGCGACGGGGACCCGGCTACGCTCGTCGCGAGCTCTGCCCGGATCCGGGAAGAGTGGGGCTGGAAGCCCGCCTACCCGGATCTTGAAACCATCGTGCGTCACGCCTGGGATTGGCGCAAAGCGAATCCGGACGGCTACACCGACTAACCGGACTACTTCAGCGGGTCCTGGTCGGCATTGTAGTCGGGCCGGAGCAGCTTGCCACTGCGGCGGAATTTCTTTTTGAGTGCGATTTCGACCTCCGCCCACTGATCGGCGGCTACCTTCCGGGTGGATCCATCTACGAATGCTACGATCCGGGACCCATCCGGCCAAGCCCTCGATTCGTAGATCGCGGGGATGCTTGTTGGATCGTCGATGTCGGTCATAGAGACACCCGCCAGGTTCATGTTGAAGATTGGGCGCCCCCCATTCGGGTTCAAGGATTTGAACAACTCGGAATTCTTGACGTACGGGAAGATGGATCCGCGAAAACTCGCCTGCGTTTGGAAGTAAGGGATGATATCCTCTGAATCTGAGGAAAGCAGGATGATTGCTATGCCCAATTGCTTGTAGTTCGATAGCTGCATCGTCGCGCTTGCAACTGCGGTGGGCTCGTGTAGCGCGCCGCCTTGAATCTTCTGAAGCAGCGCTTCCAGGGTCATGGCCGGATTCGGGGAGATGCTTGAGATGGTCTGACTGTTGATGAGGTACATGCGCCAGCTTGCGGTGGAGAAATCAGGTTTATTCGCATCGACCATGCCGCCGGTTTGTTTGCCGATGGCCAGGCGATAGGTCACTACGTAGGTCACTCCGTTGATCTCGACCTCGTCCCCAGCCGTCCAAGCGGTGCTCAGCATGGTGAGGCGCATCATCGGCTCGTCTTCCTCGGTTCCAATGGCGGTGCCAAATGCTCCCGCGAACCCGGAAATCAGTGATTCAAGGATGCCGGTCCCTTCACCTTGCTTAATTTCTACCGCCTTCATCTTGGTCGGCAGCTCACGGAGCGTGTAGGTAAGCGGGTAGACCTTGCCTTCGAGAACTTCGGCTATCGTTGCCTTCGGCGCGGCCATCGCGCCTGCCGTGAAGACCAGCAGGCAGAGTAGTGAAATGAGCGATCTTTTCATCGGATGTTGTCTCCCGTGCTCCATCTTACTGGCTAGGTAAAATTCCCATGCAAGGAGCGTGAAAATCTATTGAAAGTGCCTACTGATTTGAAATACACGAACAGCCACGAATGGGTGCGACTTGAGGGCGATGTTGCCACGATCGGGATCACCGATCACGCTCAAGGGGAGCTAGGAGACGTCGTCTTTGTGGACCTACCGCAAGTCGGTCGGGCGCTGCAGACCGAAGAGAGCTTCGGCACTGTGGAGAGCGTGAAGACTGTGAGCGATCTGTACGCCCCTGTTGCTGGGGAAGTTGTGGAGACCAACGGCGCACTCGGGGGCCAGAGTGAGCTTGTGAACACCGATCCATACGGTGGCGGGTGGCTGGTCAAGATTCGGGTTGCCGACGCGGCAGCGGTTGAGGCACTCATGTCGCCTGAGCAGTACAGCGCCGAACTCAGTTAAGGCTGAGACCTAAGCAAAAGAGCCCTCGCATCACTGATGCGAGGGCTCTTTGTGTCGTCAGGAATTCAGGCTATCCGCCTTCGTCCTTTCCAGCCCCGCCAGGTGCTGTCTGGGTGGTCGCGCCTGCACGCGACTCTCCGGGTGCCGGAGCACCCTTAGGCAGGTCCGTGGTCTCGACCTTGCCTTGCACAGGGGGGCGATCATCCTTCACGTCGTTTGCGCAGCCAAAGAGAGCACACGCGGAACCGACGATCGCTACTGCGAACAGAATTACTTTGATCTTCATAGTGATTATTGGCAATAGGGGGCCTGTGATGCGACAGAGCCGTCCACGTAGACCGCCGGGTCATTAGTCGTGAAGTCCCAGTCAGGTCGGAACATGTACGGGTGACAGCCACCGCCGCCACCGTAGAACCAGCGGCCGCAAGGCATGGCGCGTGAACCGTACTTGCCCCAAGGATCGCGTCGGGGATCCGTACGCGCCGTAGCTGCGGTCGTTCCGAGAGAAAGCTTCAGATAGCGAGCACTCGAGTCCGTCGCAACCATGACAATGCCCCCATTGAACGCGTCTACGCCGGTGAGAGTGGTGTTCGTGGTGTAGCCACTGGTGCCACCGTTCGCGGTCGAACAACCGGCCGCGCTCGCAGGTGAGTAGATGCAGGGCGAGTTCGCGTCGTTGCACTGCAGCCACGGCGAAGCGTAGCCATAGCCGTACAGCGAGCGACGACCGTGGCCGTGCCAGAACAAGATCTGCTGCGAAATAGCGGCGACCGCTGTGCTGGCATATCCGTTCAAGTTGCCGTTATAAGTGTACGTCGGGGAAACGAGGCCGGTCGGCTGAGTCGCGGGTCCGTAGGTGCCCGAAGTGTTGATCACCTGACCTGAGGGACACTGAAGGATCTGCGTATTCTTCATGTACGGCTGCATCGAGTTGAATACGAAGGTAGCCGCGGCGTCACGCTTCCACGCAGGGTCGGTCGCTGGAAGTTGGCTCGCCGGAACCGGAATGAATCGGTTCCAGTTGTAGCCACCCGCAGGATCGCTCGGGTGGAAAGCGAGTGGGAATAAGTCGTCCGAGTCTGCCAAATAGATGTTGACCGCAGTTCCGCTCTGCTTCAGATTCATGAGAGACTGGGTTTTCTTCGCCGCAACCTTTGCCTGGGCGAAAACGGGAAACAGAATGGCGGCAAGAATCGCGATGATTGCAATGACCACAAGGAGTTCAATAAGAGTAAATGCCTTTTTCATAGTGCACCGTCTACGGAGATTGCCTGGAATGACTCCGAAGATAGCTCACTATACAGCAATTCTCGCTGCATCGATATGCTGCTGCGAGAAACTTATGCGTTGCCGATCACGTAATCTCGAGATCGTGTAGCATGCGCGGGTTCTGACGCCACTCTGGTCGAATTTTGACGACGAGTTCTAGGTACACCCGCTGACCTAAGATGTCCTCGATTTCGATCCGGGATTCGGTGCCTATCTGCTTGAGCATCGCCCCCTGCTTTCCGATCATGATCGCCTTCTGTCCGTCCTTCTCGACGACGATGCTAGCCGTGATCCGCACACGATCCCGCTCCGGTTCTGGCTCCCACATCTCCACGACCGTCGCGATCGCGTGGGGAACTTCCTGTTTTGTGAGTCGCAACGCCTTCTCGCGGATGAGCTCGGCGGCGAGCCGCCGCATCGGTTGATCGGTGAACTCGTCCTCGGGCCACTGGCTGTCACCCTGCGGAAGCCGGGCAACGATCATTTCCAGCAGCTTCTCGGCGTTCTGCTTCTTGGTTAAGCACGTGAGCATGTACTCTGCGGTGCCGAAGAGCTCGCAGTACGCCTCGACATTCTCCTTGACGAACTCAGCGCGTAGAAGGTCCATTTTGTTGAGACACAGGATGATGCCGTTGAAGCCTGGGTGTTCTTGGGCATGCGGATACTTCCAGACGGCTTCTACAAGCTCGGCGATGGCGCGGTCTTCGTCCTGCGGTGGCTTGCTGCAGTCGGCCACGAACAAGATCATGTCGACCTCGGCCAACGCACCTTTGGCGGCGTCGTTCATGATCCGCCCGAGATGGGTGTGAGGCTCATGCATGCCCGGCGTATCCAGCAGTGCGAGTTGGAAATCGGGTTCGGACAGAATGCCCAAAATTCGTGAACGGGTGGTCTGGCGCTTGTTGCTGACAATCGACACTTTCTGGCCGACGAGTTGGTTCACCAGAGTCGATTTCCCGACGTTGGGCTTGCCGATGACCGCAATGGCTCCGCAGCGGTGGTTCACAGGCTATTCCCGCTTCCTAAAGACGACGCTCATCCCAAGTTCTCCAATGGGCTCCGAGACTTCTCCAGGCCGCCGGTCCTGGCTGCCGCGCCGACGTCGTCGACGGCGTCTGGTCCCTGGGCTCACACGCTCGTCGAGGTCGCTGAGCTCCTCGGGAAGGTCCACCTCGATTTGGCTCGGTTTCAGCAGCAGGTCGTCAGCCAGCTCTTCGGTCCATCCTTCTTCCATCCACTCACCTAGCTTCATGATTGGGACTTCAAAGTTGAGGTGGTCGTAGTCAATCGTGTTTTCTGGGCGGTCCGGGATCGCCGGAGCGATGAGAAGCTCATCGAGATTGCGATTCAGCATCGCGTCCAACTCGCTGCGCGGCCCGACGGCAAAGACGTACGTCATCCCGTCCATGGCTGTGAAGCGAAGATGGGTTTGATCGAGAGCTGCCCACTCGTGGGTTCCGACATTGTAAGCGGCCCACTTGTCAGGCAACGTGATCGCCCGTGGGCCGGGCTTCGTACAGTGCACGGTGAGGAATGGCGGGCGCACATGGACCACATCGTCGTGGTAGTTCCATGCGGGGGCGCCGGCCATGTCTCCGAGGGCGCGGACCAAGGCTGGCGTCATCACCGGTTCGCCGAGGAACACACTCGTCCAGCGGCCGTCCGTTTGCTCTGCTCCGTCGAACTCCCGAATGACGTAGCTGGGCAGACCGGTTTGGCTGTACTCACCCAGGACGATCGCGTTCTCGGGGATCGCGAAGTAGCTTGGTTCTAGCTGGCTGCCAGCAGCCAGATCTCGATCTGGAATCGCCTCGCACAGCGGGTGACGTCGGTTCAGGACCGTTGAACCCGACCTGCTTGCGTAAGGCTGGGGCTTGAGGGCGATGCCGGTAACCTCGCGTACCCGTTCTAGGGCGTCGCGGCCCGAATCGAAGACCCCTGCTGCGTACATCCAGAAAAGAACCTTTCCGTCGCGCTGAAGACGACTCTTGATCGCGCTTCGCACTTCGGGTCGGATGTCCCACGCATTCACGAAGATGTGAACCTTACACTCGGGGAAGTTCTCACGGTGGGCGAGATCGCTCAGCAAATAGAAGCCGGCGCTCAGCCCGCTGCGCAGGACCGATTCGCGCACGTTTTGCACGAGGAGCCCAAACGCTTTGGCGTCGGCCAAGTAGGCTAGCGAGCGCTCGTCAATGAAAACGGCCACATCGGGATTTGTTGCTTGCCCGATGCGGGCTCGGAGCAACGCTTCTCGGACTAGCTCGGCACGTTGCCAGATCCCGGGAGTATTGAGCCATCCGTTGCCCCAAATGTCCATCCAGCATATGCCGCTGCTATGGGCAAGGGCCGCGCCGGCTCCGCGCCACTGGACGCTCTCGAGCGCCTGCGGAGTTCGGATGGTTGGGTTGAAATCGTCCGGCTCTTGCTGGCCGCTGCTGATTGGCGTCTTGAAGTCCTCTTCGCTGATGTAAAGCTTGCCATTGAGCGCAAAGCTGTCAATAGGGCAAGGGAACGGACATGTGCCGCCCGGCAGTCGATTCTTGTAGCTTGGCGGACCGGCAATGATGTCTACTTCGGGCGTCCGGAGCAACTTGCCGAGGCTCAGGTGGCCGCTGGCAGCGTGATCCCACTCAAACGTGTACCCGTAGCTCACTCCCACAAGGAACATTCCATCGGTCGCTTTCTTGACCGCATATGCCAGGCTGCTGATCCGCTCGACGGTGGCGTCGCTCAGGAAGAGGTGCGTGTCCACCCATCGGCGCTGCTTGCGCCCGGTGCGCACAAAGTCCTCAGCCTTGCCTGAGTTGTACTTTGGCAAAAGGACGTTATCAAAGGTGACCTTTCCGTCAAACCACGCGGCCCGGAGGGCCACCGTGTCGTTGCTGTAGCGCATTCTCAGCCACTCGCGGAACTTGGTCAAAGACGCTGCCGAGGTGTCGTAACCTTGGCCGTTGGCGAAGAACCACTCGCCCCGTTCGATGTGCAGACCGAGGATGTTGCCCGCATTCGGCAGGCGCATCAGCTGCTGCGAGAAGCTCGCGAGACATTCAGCCGCAACCTCCCAGAACTCGTCGTGGCAGATGCTCGGTTCGGCGAGCTCGCCCTGTGCGTTCGCGTAGGCCGCTCCGGGATATCGTTTTTCCCAGTCGTTCGGAGCGGTGAAAACCAGGCGGAACATAACCTGCGAGTCTGGGTTGACGCTCACTGTCTTGTCGAGCAGAAACGCGGCGACACCGACGGCATCCTCAACTCGCGCAGGATCGACGATGAACTCAACGTAGTGGATGAACGCCGAGACCCCGTGCTCGTGGGCGAGCCGGATCTCTTCGAAAACGTTGTCCGATCTGCGCTGATCCGAGGCAGCCCCAAAGAAAAAGATGGGAGGAATGACTTTGCCGTCTCGAACGAGCAGCGCGTGGCCCTCTTGCTGGATGACTTGGGGAGCGTTCGCTGGGATTCGCACCGGCTCGCGCTTCGGCTTGGCGGGCGGTTCGGGCTCCTTTGAAACAACGGGTTCAGGGCGCGGCGTCTTCTCAGCGCGTGCCCGCTGCGGTCGTTCAGGTCGAGCTTGTTTTGGCTCCTCGCGCTCG
It contains:
- the galE gene encoding UDP-glucose 4-epimerase GalE encodes the protein MILVLGGAGYIGSHMAKALREAGEPHLIFDNFSSGHLAAVKGSKWLRGDLRNPEDLRKVLSLYDIDVVMHFAASISVGESVRMPAEYWQNNFVGVLNLLDAMRYAAVHKLVFSSTAAVFGEPQEIPIAEDHPHAPTSPYGDSKHAVELALRAYGEAYGMRSVALRYFNAAGADPDGVLGEDHRPESHLIPAAFLSAMGKTAPMQIFGTDYPTRDGTCVRDYVHIMDLAQAHLLAVHHLRAGGDSREYNLGNGEGFSVREVLETTERVTGMNVPRTDGPRRDGDPATLVASSARIREEWGWKPAYPDLETIVRHAWDWRKANPDGYTD
- the gcvH gene encoding glycine cleavage system protein GcvH — protein: MKVPTDLKYTNSHEWVRLEGDVATIGITDHAQGELGDVVFVDLPQVGRALQTEESFGTVESVKTVSDLYAPVAGEVVETNGALGGQSELVNTDPYGGGWLVKIRVADAAAVEALMSPEQYSAELS
- a CDS encoding prepilin-type N-terminal cleavage/methylation domain-containing protein is translated as MKKAFTLIELLVVIAIIAILAAILFPVFAQAKVAAKKTQSLMNLKQSGTAVNIYLADSDDLFPLAFHPSDPAGGYNWNRFIPVPASQLPATDPAWKRDAAATFVFNSMQPYMKNTQILQCPSGQVINTSGTYGPATQPTGLVSPTYTYNGNLNGYASTAVAAISQQILFWHGHGRRSLYGYGYASPWLQCNDANSPCIYSPASAAGCSTANGGTSGYTTNTTLTGVDAFNGGIVMVATDSSARYLKLSLGTTAATARTDPRRDPWGKYGSRAMPCGRWFYGGGGGCHPYMFRPDWDFTTNDPAVYVDGSVASQAPYCQ
- the era gene encoding GTPase Era — its product is MNHRCGAIAVIGKPNVGKSTLVNQLVGQKVSIVSNKRQTTRSRILGILSEPDFQLALLDTPGMHEPHTHLGRIMNDAAKGALAEVDMILFVADCSKPPQDEDRAIAELVEAVWKYPHAQEHPGFNGIILCLNKMDLLRAEFVKENVEAYCELFGTAEYMLTCLTKKQNAEKLLEMIVARLPQGDSQWPEDEFTDQPMRRLAAELIREKALRLTKQEVPHAIATVVEMWEPEPERDRVRITASIVVEKDGQKAIMIGKQGAMLKQIGTESRIEIEDILGQRVYLELVVKIRPEWRQNPRMLHDLEIT